One region of Gossypium raimondii isolate GPD5lz chromosome 6, ASM2569854v1, whole genome shotgun sequence genomic DNA includes:
- the LOC105774178 gene encoding vacuolar protein sorting-associated protein 2 homolog 1 has translation MSFLFGKRKTPSELLRENKRMLDKSIREIERERQGLQTQEKKLIAEIKKSAKQGQMGAVKVMAKDLIRTRHQIEKFFKLKSQLQGISLRIQTLKSTQAMGEAMKGVTKAMGQMNRQMNLPSLQKIMLEFERQNEKMEMVSEVMGDAIDDALEGDEEEEETEELVSQVLDEIGIDINQELVNAPSAAIAAAAANGKIAQVEATGNGDSGIDSDLQARLDNLRRM, from the exons ATGAGTTTCCTCTTTGGCAAGAGAAAAACCCCTTCAG agcTTCTGCGAGAAAATAAGCGGATGCTCGACAAATCTATTAGAGAGATAGAGAGGGAAAGGCAAGGTTTACAGACCCAAGAGAAGAAACTGATTGCTGAGATTAAGAAAAGTGCAAAGCAAGGGCAGATG GGAGCTGTAAAGGTGATGGCAAAAGACCTTATCCGGACACGCCATCAGATTGAAAAGTTTTTTAAGCTCAAATCACAGCTCCAGGGTATATCTCTTAGAATTCAA ACATTGAAATCAACACAAGCAATGGGAGAGGCAATGAAAGGTGTGACAAAGGCAATGGGACAAATGAACAGACAGATGAACTTGCCATCCCTGCAGAAAATTATGCTAGAGTTTGAAAGACAGAATGAGAAGATGGAGATGGTGAGTGAGGTGATGGGTGATGCAATCGATGATGCTTTGGAAGGGGATGAAGAAGAGGAGGAAACAGAAGAATTGGTGAGCCAGGTTCTTGACGAGATTGGAATTGACATCAACCAAGAG CTCGTAAATGCACCATCAGCTGCTATTGCGGCAGCAGCTGCAAATGGTAAGATTGCACAGGTGGAAGCAACTGGCAATGGTGACAGTGGGATAGATAGTGACTTACAGGCAAGGTTAGACAATTTGAGAAGGATGTAG